A single genomic interval of Coccidioides posadasii str. Silveira chromosome 1, complete sequence harbors:
- the PTH1 gene encoding aminoacyl-tRNA hydrolase (EggNog:ENOG410PSBJ~COG:J~BUSCO:14556at33183) translates to MPPLFIASLGNPPPKYHKTLHSAGHILLRAVAEHLSANSFALSPHLKGALATEAYLPRSQTRLTLWQSPTLMNISGPTMVRAYKSWLAREGADPVLPLAANTPGRKKNADHRPPLSLILVHDELELHPGELRIRRGGAELSARGHNGVKSVTQSLVEAGLLPASSSLTKARGKGAAGEDAALPPIVLRVGIGIGRPASRDPGTVADYVLREMRPAQYQETCNLAGRVVEMLEVEMARVQS, encoded by the coding sequence ATGCCACCGCTCTTCATCGCCTCCCTCGGCAATCCTCCACCAAAGTACCACAAGACCCTTCATTCCGCCGGGCACATCCTCCTCCGCGCTGTTGCCGAGCACCTCTCCGCCAACTCCTTTGCTCTGTCCCCTCATCTAAAAGGCGCCTTAGCAACCGAAGCCTACCTGCCGCGCTCGCAGACCCGGCTAACATTATGGCAATCACCGACCCTCATGAACATCTCCGGCCCAACGATGGTGCGGGCCTATAAGTCGTGGTTGGCGAGAGAGGGAGCGGACCCCGTCTTACCACTCGCCGCGAACACACCCGGAAGGAAAAAGAATGCAGATCACCGACCGCCTTTGAGCCTGATATTGGTGCACGATGAATTAGAGCTGCACCCTGGGGAGCTGAGGATTCGCCGTGGGGGCGCAGAGCTCTCGGCCAGAGGACATAACGGAGTCAAGAGCGTGACTCAAAGTTTGGTAGAGGCGGGGCTTCTACCGGCATCGTCTTCGTTGACAAAGGCAAGAGGGAAGGGTGCTGCTGGCGAAGATGCTGCCTTGCCTCCGATTGTGCTCCGGGTGGGCATTGGAATCGGCCGGCCAGCGTCTCGTGATCCTGGTACAGTCGCGGATTATGTCCTACGGGAGATGCGCCCCGCTCAGTATCAGGAGACGTGTAATCTGGCTGGTCGTGTTGTAGAAATGCTGGAGGTAGAAATGGCTCGGGTGCAGTCGTGA
- a CDS encoding uncharacterized protein (EggNog:ENOG410PI7U~COG:H~BUSCO:8259at33183), which produces MKLHNPLLETFRLILEERKAKGRLRSLKVLPPDVADFSSNDFLSLSTSAAFREQYMDNLARISNSHRIASSGSRLLDGNTNYAEDLEDFLARFHNAPSGRLFNSGYDANVGIFSCIPQRGDVIIYDELIHASTHDGMRLSRAGRRTAFKHNSVESFQRKLQEEIDLDSLIRSGKRNVIVAVESLYSMEGDFAPIKEILDVLESMLPNGNGHMIVDEAHSTGIFGPRGGGIVQRLGVEDRVFIRLHTFGKSIASNGAIVLCSPLTRDYLTNYARPLIFSSATGLPGLVATRTAYELMEKGATEPLQAQLQQRIESFRRKLAEISPADSIILHISHHPTSPIFSLRTKFPHDLAKTCQDKGLMVRAIMSPTVPLGTERVRVCLHARNSEEELQKLVAIIGQWVQSRERESARL; this is translated from the exons ATGAAGTTACACAACCCACTACTAGAGACCTTCCGGTTAATTTTGGAGGAGAGAAAGGCCAAAGGACGACTCAGATCCTTGAAGGTCCTTCCTCCTGATGTTGCAGACTTCTCCTCAAATGACTTCTTATCGCTTTCTACATCAGCCGCTTTCCGGGAGCAGTACATGGACAATCTTGCCAGAATATCCAATTCACATCGCATTGCCAGCAGCGGTTCTAGATTGCTGGATGGGAATACCAATTATGCCGAAGATCTGGAGGACTTTCTAGCCCGTTTTCATAATGCTCCCAGTGGACGACTGTTCAACTCCGGGTATGATGCCAATGTAGGAATCTTTTCCTGTATTCCACAGCGTGGGGACGTGATTATCTATGATGAGTTGATACATGCAAGCACCCATGATGGCATGCGGCTCTCAAGAGCGGGGAGACGGACGGCATTCAAGCATAACTCGGTTGAAAGTTTCCAGCGCAAGCTCCAAGAAGAGATAGATCTTGATTCTTTAATACGTTCTGGCAAGCGCAATGTTATTGTTGCTGTTGAGTCGCTTTATAGCATGGAGGGAGATTTTGCGCCGATAAAAGAAATCCTAGACGTGCTAGAATCGATGCTTCCTAATGGCAACGGCCATATGATAGTTGACGAGGCTCATTCCACGGGGATATTTGGGCCCCGAGGAGGTGGAATCGTGCAGAGACTCGGCGTGGAGGATCGTGTGTTCATTCGGCTGCACACATTCGGCAAATCTATAGCCAGCAATGGAG CGATTGTTCTTTGTTCCCCACTGACAAGGGATTATTTGACAAACTATGCTCGCCCACTAATTTTCAGCAGTGCAACTGGACTTCCTGGTCTTGTTGCAACACGCACCGCTTATGAGCTCATGGAAAAAGGTGCTACAGAACCT cttcaagCCCAGCTTCAGCAAAGAATAGAGTCGTTCAGGAGGAAGCTTGCCGAGATTTCACCAGCAGACAGCATTATCCTTCACATTAGCCATCACCCGACGTCACCAATCTTCTCACTGAGGACGAAGTTCCCACATGACCTGGCAAAAACCTGCCAGGACAAGGGACTCATGGTACGGGCGATTATGTCGCCGACTGTGCCTCTAGGGACGGAGCGGGTTCGGGTGTGTCTTCACGCCAGGAATTCGGAAGAAGAACTGCAGAAGCTTGTGGCCATCATCGGACAATGGGTACAGTCGAGGGAGCGAGAAAGCGCGAGACTGTAA
- a CDS encoding uncharacterized protein (EggNog:ENOG410PG1W~COG:E~BUSCO:1662at33183), producing MISSFVGSGLWRTTRAYQIYGANTNVGKTVVSTILCNAIPSYQPKDKLWFLKPVSTGALDEADDRHISRFARGISTKCLYQFDEPVSPHLAAQLKSCPQDGEILEAISRTLNNWAQQGPGIALVETAGGVLSPGPNGSLQADLYRPLRLPVVLIGDSRLGGVSASISAYESLSIRGYDVEGVILFEDKYYQNHGYLRDFFGKKGVKLYTLPQPPEKEMDESAGAKKKDEEAMATFYERAAKHDSIAELLEELKAKHQQRVERLESMSTKAHDMIWYPFTQHHGMTPKNITVIDSAHDDCFQTLKPEDLPTNGAINGASELLQPTFDGSASWWTQGLGHGNPDLALTSAYAAGRYGHVMFAGNIHEPALALAELLLKEVQNPRLKKVFYTDNGSTGMEVAVKMALRAAASRYGWDASRETVRILGLKGSYHGDTIGVMDCSEPSTYNKRVEWYRGRGYWFDFPKVQLSKGVWSVTIPEEMKKALGPDADFSSLSAIFNLTARKDSELAQRYKEYIKTTLENLVVKEGVKFGALIIEPIILGAGGMLFSDPLFQQCLVQVVRENPQIFSQFSPSPPSSPSTNWSGLPIVFDEVFTGIYRLGRRTSASFLQIDPDIVVNAKLLTGGLLPLCTTMASNEIFQAFDSPHKHDALLHGHSYTANALGCSVAVSSMRSMIGMEESGYWRAHVQDWKGQGVQQAADAKESAAAGDHPTVWSCWSHDMVRDLSFAEEVESIFALGTVLSITLKDREGGGGYTSTAASGLQKQLMAGHNGFTVHSRVLGNVLYLMASVTSKTETLSRIEKLLRRALL from the exons ATGATATCCTCGTTCGTCGGTAGCGGGCTCTGGCGCACAACTCGTGCGTACCAGATCTACGGTGCAAACACAAACGTCGGCAAGACGGTCGTGTCGACAATTCTATGCAACGCGATCCCGTCCTACCAGCCGAAGGATAAGCTTTGGTTCCTGAAGCCAGTCTCAACAGGCGCGCTCGACGAAGCTGATGATAG GCACATTAGTCGGTTTGCAAGAGGAATATCAACCAAATGCCTTTATCAATTTGATGAACCAGTGAGCCCCCACCTTGCCGCACAGTTGAAGTCG TGCCCTCAAGACGGAGAAATTCTTGAAGCGATATCTAGGACCTTGAATAACTGGGCTCAACAAGGACCGGGCATTGCGCTTGTCGAGACCGCTGGCGGGGTCCTCTCCCCAGGTCCCAATGGCAGTTTGCAAGCGGATTTATATCGACCGCTGCGATTACCTGTGGTCTTGATTGGTGACTCTCGATTAGGCGGAGTGTCAGCATCTATTTCAGCTTACGAGTCGCTTTCAATTCGTGGGTACGATGTTGAAGGTGTCATCTTATTTGAGGACAAGTACTACCAAAATCATGGATATCTCCGGGATTTCTTTGGCAAAAAAGGTGTCAAGCTGTATACCCTGCCTCAGCCCCCTGAAAAGGAAATGGATGAAAGTGCGGGTGCCAAAAAGAAGGATGAGGAAGCAATGGCAACTTTCTACGAAAGGGCGGCCAAACATGACAGCATTGCTGAGCTTTTGGAGGAGCTCAAGGCTAAACACCAACAACGTGTCGAGCGCTTGGAGTCTATGTCCACAAAGGCTCATGACATGATATGGTATCCATTCACACAGCATCATGGAATGACGCCAAAGAATATTACGGTCATTGATTCAGCACACGATGATTGCTTCCAGACCTTGAAGCCTGAAGACCTCCCCACCAATGGCGCCATAAACGGTGCGTCAGAATTGCTGCAACCTACTTTCGATGGCTCAGCTTCTTGGTGGACGCAGGGGCTAGGCCATGGGAACCCCGATCTGGCCCTGACATCTGCTTATGCCGCTGGTCGTTATGGTCATGTCATGTTCGCAGGAAACATCCATGAACCGGCATTGGCATTGGCAGAATTACTCCTCAAAGAGGTACAGAATCCTCGGCTGAAAAAGGTATTCTACACGGACAATGGGAGCACAGGGATGGAGGTAGCTGTCAAGATGGCATTGCGCGCGGCTGCTAGTCGATATGGCTGGGACGCAAGTCGAGAGACCGTGAGAATCCTCGGCCTTAAGGGCAGTTATCACGGCGATACAATCGGCGTGATGGATTGTTCTGAACCGTCTACTTATAATAAACGAGTCGAGTGGTACAGAGGACGAGGTTATTGGTTCGATTTCCCCAAGGTACAATTGTCCAAGGGCGTATGGAGTGTTACTATTCccgaagaaatgaaaaaggcCTTAGGGCCAGACGCCGACTTCTCTAGTCTGTCTGCGATTTTCAATCTTACTGCACGAAAGGACTCTGAGCTTGCCCAGCGGTATAAAGAGTATATCAAAACAACCCTCGAGAACCTGGTTGTAAAGGAAGGTGTGAAATTCGGCGCGTTGATAATTGAACCGATCATCCTCGGCGCTGGAGGAATGCTGTTCTC TGATCCCCTTTTCCAACAATGCCTCGTCCAAGTAGTCCGAGAGAACCCCCAAATCTTCTCCCAATTCTCCCCAAGCCCGCCATCGTCCCCATCAACCAACTGGTCCGGTCTCCCTATCGTCTTCGACGAAGTCTTCACCGGCATCTACCGCCTCGGCCGGCGTACCTCCGCCTCTTTCCTCCAGATCGATCCAGACATTGTCGTCAACGCCAAACTCCTCACCGGCGGACTACTACCCCTCTGCACAACCATGGCCAGCAACGAAATTTTCCAAGCTTTCGACAGCCCGCACAAACATGACGCACTGCTCCATGGACACAGCTACACTGCTAATGCGCTTGGCTGCAGCGTTGCAGTCAGCTCAATGAGATCCATGATTGGCATGGAGGAAAGCGGCTATTGGCGGGCACACGTCCAGGATTGGAAGGGACAGGGTGTGCAGCAGGCAGCAGATGCGAAAGAATCTGCCGCTGCAGGTGACCACCCGACAGTGTGGAGTTGCTGGTCGCACGACATGGTGAGAGATTTATCGTTTGCAGAGGAGGTCGAGAGTATCTTTGCACTGGGGACCGTATTGAGCATTACTTTGAAGGACAGAGAGGGTGGTGGAG GGTACACATCCACAGCAGCGAGCGGGTTGCAGAAGCAGTTGATGGCTGGACACAATGGATTTACTGTACACTCTCGAGTTTTGGGCAATGTACTATATCTCATGGCGAGTGTGACATCAAAGACGGAAACGCTGTCGCggattgagaagctccttcGAAGGGCTCTGCTATGA
- the BIO2 gene encoding biotin synthase (EggNog:ENOG410PGZC~COG:H~BUSCO:8445at33183) — MAALSLPRATVSRTLFRRSYGTVQNTIISPVASASSSSAGANSALQEAVSATAPRMNWTREEIQKIYDAPLTELTYASATVHRRFHDPAAIQMCTLMNIKTGGCSEDCSYCAQSSRYKTGLKATKLSSVDSVLEAARVAKENGSTRFCMGAAWRDMRGRKTNLRNIKEMVSGVRAMGMEVCVTLGMIDGEQAKELKDAGLTAYNHNLDTSREFYPSIITTRSYDERLQTLEHVRDAGINVCSGGILGLGEQDSDRVGLIHTVATLPSHPESFPVNALVPIKGTPLGERKMISFDKVLRTVATARIVLPMSIVRLAAGRISMTEEQQVTCFQAGANAIFTGEKMLTTDCSGWDEDKKIFDKWGYYPMAPFERGQYKGKMTAHTSSAPVAPEKQVQGQIQAEANV; from the exons ATGGCCGCACTATCCCTACCACGAGCGACCGTCTCTAGGACCCTGTTCCGCAGGTCCTATGGCACTGTTCAGAATACCATTATTTCTCCTGTGGCCTCCGCTTCGTCGTCATCCGCCGGGGCAAACAGTGCCCTCCAAGAGGCGGTCTCAGCCACAGCACCTCGGATGAACTGGACCCGAGAAGAGATTCAGAAGATCTACGATGCACCTCTGACTGAATTGACATATGCTTCC GCTACGGTTCACCGTCGCTTCCATGACCCCGCCGCCATTCAAATGTGCACTCTCATGAACATAAAAACCGGTGGATGCAGCGAAGATTGCTCGTACTGCGCCCAATCTTCCCGCTACAAGACCGGGCTGAAAGCCACAAAACTAAGCTCCGTAGACTCCGTGCTTGAGGCCGCCAGGGTCGCCAAGGAGAATGGCAGCACTCGATTCTGCATGGGTGCCGCCTGGCGCGACATGCGAGGCCGAAAAACCAATCTACGAAACATCAAAGAGATGGTTTCCGGAGTGCGAGCTATGGGAATGGAAGTTTGCGTTACTCTGGGAATGATTGACGGCGAGCAGGCCAAGGAGCTTAAAGACGCTGGCCTCACCGCTTACAATCACAATCTTGACACGTCGAGAGAATTCTACCCATCCATCATCACCACGAGATCGTATGACGAGAGACTGCAGACCCTGGAGCATGTCCGCGATGCCGGTATCAACGTCTGTTCGGGTGGCATTCTGGGCTTAGGTGAACAGGACTCCGACCGCGTCGGGTTGATACACACCGTCGCCACATTGCCATCTCACCCAGAGTCTTTCCCCGTGAACGCGCTCGTACCTATCAAGGGCACCCCCCTGGGCGAGCGGAAAATGATCTCTTTTGACAAGGTTCTCCGAACCGTGGCTACGGCTCGTATCGTTCTGCCCATGTCCATTGTCAGATTGGCCGCTGGCCGTATCTCCATGACCGAAGAGCAACAGGTCACCTGCTTCCAGGCTGGTGCGAATGCGATCTTCACAGGAGAGAAGATGTTAACTACCGACTGCTCCGGGTGGGATGaggataagaagatattcGATAAGTGGGGATATTACCCCATGGCACCTTTTGAAAGAGGACAGTATAAAGGAAAGATGACGGCTCATACGTCATCCGCCCCTGTGGCCCCAGAGAAACAGGTTCAAGGCCAGATTCAGGCAGAAGCGAATGTATAG
- a CDS encoding uncharacterized protein (EggNog:ENOG410PHJW~COG:C~BUSCO:8883at33183), which yields MAHIGGIALRGPGFMLLEATSVLPEGRISPEDSGLWKDSQIEPLRRLVEFVHSQNQTVGVQLAHAGRKASTLAPFLATGDIAVEAVGGWPDNIKGPSDIPYSRRMGQPKAMTKADIEEFKEAWGAAVRRAVKAGVDYIEIHNAHGYLLYSFLSPVSNNRTDEYGGSFENRMRLTLEIVDISRKNMPEHMPLFLRVSATDWLEESRPDLPSWKLEDTVRFAQVLAEKGGVDFLDISSGGNHTDQKIKIGPGFQAPFAIAVKKAVGDRIAVGTVGSITNGKQANDLLENEGLDAVLVGRLFQKNPAVVWAFAEDLGVDIKLANQIGWAFATRGSTGFLKLRGREQKN from the coding sequence ATGGCCCACATTGGCGGTATCGCGCTTCGTGGACCGGGATTTATGCTCCTTGAAGCCACTTCCGTTCTCCCCGAAGGCCGTATTTCCCCAGAGGACTCAGGACTATGGAAGGATTCCCAGATCGAGCCCTTGCGACGCCTAGTCGAGTTTGTACACAGTCAGAACCAGACCGTAGGAGTTCAGCTTGCACATGCAGGTCGGAAAGCGAGCACCTTGGCCCCGTTCCTTGCAACTGGTGATATTGCTGTGGAGGCAGTAGGCGGTTGGCCGGATAATATAAAAGGTCCCAGTGACATCCCGTACTCCAGACGAATGGGTCAACCAAAGGCCATGACCAAGGCCGACATTGAAGAGTTCAAAGAGGCTTGGGGAGCTGCTGTCAGACGCGCAGTAAAAGCTGGAGTTGACTATATCGAAATCCACAATGCACACGGATACCTCCTCTACTCCTTCCTTTCGCCGGTCTCGAACAATCGTACCGACGAATACGGTGGCAGCTTTGAAAACCGTATGCGACTTACCCTTGAGATCGTTGATATTTCCCGCAAGAACATGCCAGAACATATGCCGCTGTTCCTCCGGGTATCTGCCACAGATTGGCTCGAAGAATCCCGCCCAGACTTACCAAGCTGGAAATTGGAAGATACGGTACGTTTCGCGCAGGTGCTGGCGGAAAAGGGAGGGGTCGATTTCCTCGATATTAGCTCTGGCGGCAACCATACGGATCAGAAGATCAAGATCGGCCCGGGATTCCAGGCGCCGTTCGCCATTGCTGTGAAGAAAGCCGTGGGAGACCGTATCGCCGTGGGCACTGTGGGGAGCATCACGAACGGCAAACAGGCAAATGACCTGTTGGAAAATGAAGGGCTAGATGCAGTATTAGTGGGCAGGCTTTTCCAGAAAAATCCGGCCGTGGTGTGGGCATTTGCAGAAGACCTGGGCGTGGACATCAAGCTTGCGAATCAGATCGGATGGGCGTTCGCTACAAGAGGATCAACCGGCTTTTTGAAGTTGAGAGGGAGGGAACAGAAGAATTAG
- a CDS encoding uncharacterized protein (EggNog:ENOG410PVT6~COG:E~BUSCO:14308at33183), whose translation MTTPNFELYGYFRSSCSGRLRIAFHLKSIPYTRHPVNLLKGEQHSDTYKSLNPTNTVPLLVVSNINNTVSPSSASFSIGQSLAALEYLEEALPTNARPLLPSLSDPVARAHVRTICNIIACDVQPVTNLKIQKKVKALDGDPTVWSRDLATQGFGAVEKLLELSAGRFCVGDEITLADVCLVPAVWAAERVGMDLAQFPITKRVFEEMLKEEAVQKAHWQKQEDTPEDLRA comes from the coding sequence ATGACGACTCCCAACTTCGAACTCTACGGCTACTTCCgctcctcctgctccggcCGCCTGCGCATCGCCTTCCACCTCAAATCCATCCCCTACACTCGCCACCCCGTCAACCTCCTCAAGGGCGAACAGCACTCCGACACCTACAAGTCCCTCAATCCAACCAACACCGTGCCCCTCCTCGTCGTCTCCAACATCAACAACACCGTCTCCccatcctccgcctccttCTCCATCGGCCAATCCCTCGCCGCACTCGAATACCTCGAAGAAGCCCTCCCCACCAACGCGCGCCCGCTCCTCCCGTCCCTCTCCGACCCCGTTGCCCGCGCCCACGTCCGCACCATCTGCAACATCATCGCCTGCGACGTCCAGCCCGTCACAAACCTCAAGATCCAGAAGAAAGTCAAGGCCTTGGACGGCGACCCGACTGTGTGGTCGCGCGATCTCGCCACGCAGGGGTTCGGTGCGGTGGAGAAGTTGCTCGAGCTCAGTGCGGGGCGGTTCTGCGTCGGTGACGAGATCACCTTGGCCGATGTGTGTCTAGTTCCCGCCGTGTGGGCGGCGGAGCGAGTGGGGATGGACCTGGCCCAGTTTCCTATCACCAAGAGGGTGTTTGAAGAGATGTTGAAGGAGGAAGCCGTGCAGAAGGCACATTGGCAGAAGCAGGAGGATACCCCAGAGGATTTGAGGGCTTAA
- a CDS encoding uncharacterized protein (EggNog:ENOG410PIEU~COG:G~BUSCO:6270at33183), with protein MASQSWLDIPKASPFSLANIPFGIISTAVSATPRPAIAIGDYALDLFTFASAGGFSKLPALQSHIDVFAQPVLNDFAALGRPVHRQVREYLQEIFRDNTSHPEILKNNEDLKKTALVPRKDATNHLPMRIGDYTDFYAGLNHAYNVGVLFRGPDNALQPNYKHLPVGYHGRASSVVVSGTSVRRPNGQILANPTADPKVPVFSPCKRLDIELELAAFVATPNKMGDPIPISEAEDHLFGVVLMNDWSARDIQAWEYIPLGPFNAKNFATTITPWIVLMDALEPFRTQGLEPGNRDSLLPYLREKRADTAYDIDLEFELKNKGGQPTVVAKTNAKNLLYSFSQMLAHHSVTGCNMNTGDLLGSGTISGKEPGMYGSLLENTNGGKVAIKLADGTERKFLEDGDEVTLRGFAGQEGGYVGFGDCFSVIEPAHPIN; from the coding sequence ATGGCATCCCAATCCTGGCTGGACATCCCCAAGGCCTCCCCTTTCTCTCTCGCAAACATCCCGTTCGGCATCATTTCCACCGCTGTCTCAGCGACACCACGCCCCGCCATTGCCATTGGCGACTATGCCCTGGACCTATTCACTTTTGCCTCCGCTGGCGGTTTCTCCAAGCTGCCCGCTTTGCAGTCACACATTGATGTCTTTGCCCAGCCAGTGCTAAACGACTTTGCCGCTCTGGGCAGACCTGTACACCGCCAGGTTAGAGAGTACTTACAGGAGATCTTCCGGGATAACACCTCCCACCCCGAGATCCTCAAGAACAATGAAGATCTCAAGAAAACTGCCCTTGTTCCTCGGAAGGATGCCACCAACCATCTTCCCATGAGGATCGGTGACTACACCGATTTCTATGCTGGTCTCAACCACGCCTACAACGTCGGTGTGCTCTTCCGGGGCCCCGATAATGCCTTGCAGCCAAACTACAAGCATCTCCCCGTTGGTTATCACGGCCGCGCCTCGTCAGTGGTCGTCTCGGGCACTTCCGTCCGCCGACCCAACGGTCAGATCCTGGCCAACCCTACGGCGGATCCCAAGGTGCCCGTTTTCTCTCCCTGCAAGCGATTGGACATCGAACTCGAACTGGCCGCCTTTGTGGCCACTCCCAACAAGATGGGCGACCCGATCCCCATCTCTGAGGCCGAGGACCACCTGTTCGGTGTCGTCTTGATGAACGACTGGTCTGCCCGCGACATCCAGGCCTGGGAGTACATCCCATTGGGTCCGTTCAACGCTAAGAACTTCGCAACCACAATCACACCTTGGATCGTCCTCATGGATGCCCTTGAGCCTTTCCGCACCCAGGGCCTTGAGCCAGGAAATCGTGATTCTCTCCTCCCGTATCTCCGTGAAAAGAGAGCGGACACCGCGTACGACATCGATCTGGAATTCGAGCTGAAGAACAAGGGCGGCCAGCCAACCGTCGTTGCCAAGACCAACGCAAAGAACTTACTCTACTCCTTTTCGCAGATGTTGGCTCACCACTCCGTCACCGGATGCAACATGAACACTGGCGACTTGCTCGGTAGCGGTACCATCTCCGGAAAGGAACCTGGCATGTACGGCAGCTTGTTGGAGAACACCAACGGTGGAAAAGTTGCCATCAAGTTGGCAGACGGAACGGAGAGAAAGTTCTTGGAGGATGGCGATGAGGTCACTCTGAGAGGATTCGCTGGCCAGGAGGGAGGTTACGTCGGATTCGGTGACTGCTTCTCAGTCATTGAACCTGCTCATCCAATTAACTAA
- a CDS encoding uncharacterized protein (EggNog:ENOG410PM1W~COG:E~BUSCO:5995at33183): protein MPVTNFSTPEKYTYQNGFASYHETEAIKGALPVGQNSPQKPPFGLYAEKLSGTAFTAPRHENQQTWLYRILPSAAHEPFEDVDPSTYHTSLTNDASSLRQIPNQLRWNPFDLDENVDWVRGLHLVAGAGDPAMKTGLGILLFAAGKDMGKEAFYSADGDFLIVAQHGVLDIQTELGRILVRPNEICVIPRGIRYRVTLPEGPVRGYICELYQGHYQLPELGPIGSNCLANARDFQAPTAYFDDEGEEPTEWKLISKFNNNLFSAKQDHTPFDVVAWHGNYYPYKYDLGRFNTIGSISFDHPDPSIFTVLTGPSDHAGTAIADFVIFPPRWLVAEDTFRPPWYHRNTMSEFMGLICGDYDAKVGGGFRPAGASLHNVMSAHGPDATAHEGASNMELVPKKVGDGSMAFMFESCLMVGVSEWGLKTCQKVQEDYNDESWTPLKRNFKNPEKK, encoded by the exons ATGCCAGTCACCAACTTTTCCACCCCAGAGAAATACACCTATCAGAACGGTTTCGCCTCCTACCACGA GACTGAGGCCATCAAGGGTGCTCTTCCCGTTGGCCAGAACTCTCCCCAGAAGCCGCCATTTGGCCTGTACGCGGAGAAGCTCTCCGGCACCGCTTTCACGGCCCCAAGACATGAGAACCAGCAGACCTGGCTCTATCGAATCCTTCCCTCTGCCGCTCATGAACCGTTCGAGGACGTAGACCCTTCCACATACCACACTTCGCTCACAAACGATGCCTCGTCGCTCCGTCAGATTCCCAACCAGCTTCGCTGGAACCCGTTCGACCTCGATGAGAATGTCGACTGGGTGCGGGGCCTGCACCTGGTAGCCGGTGCTGGTGATCCGGCCATGAAGACCGGGTTGGGTATCCTCCTTTTCGCCGCCGGCAAGGATATGGGTAAAGAGGCCTTCTACTCGGCCGATGGCGACTTTTTGATCGTTGCTCAGCACGGTGTTTTGGATATCCAGACCGAATTGGGGCGGATCCTCGTGCGACCAAATGAAATCTGCGTTATCCCTCGTGGTATCAG ATACCGTGTCACCCTTCCAGAAGGCCCCGTCCGTGGCTACATCTGCGAACTCTACCAGGGCCACTACCAACTACCCGAACTTGGCCCTATTGGCTCCAACTGCCTTGCGAATGCGCGTGACTTCCAGGCCCCCACCGCCTACTTCGACGACGAAGGCGAGGAGCCCACTGAATGGAAGCTAATCAGCAAGTTCAACAACAACCTCTTCTCCGCCAAACAGGACCACACTCCATTCGACGTTGTCGCATGGCATGGCAACTACTACCCATACAAATACGACCTCGGACGCTTCAACACCATTGGCTCCATCTCCTTCGACCACCCAGATCCCTCCATCTTCACCGTCCTAACCGGGCCTTCAGACCATGCTGGCACCGCCATTGCCGACTTTGTCATTTTCCCTCCCCGCTGGCTTGTTGCTGAGGATACTTTCCGCCCCCCGTGGTATCACCGCAATACCATGTCGGAGTTCATGGGCTTGATTTGCGGAGACTACGATGCCAAGGTTGGTGGTGGCTTCAGACCTGCTGGTGCCAGCTTGCACAATGTCATGAGCGCCCATGGTCCGGATGCCACGGCACACGAGGGTGCCAGCAACATGGAGCTGGTGCCGAAGAAGGTTGGTGATGGTAGCATGGCATTCATGTTTGAAAG TTGCCTCATGGTTGGCGTCTCTGAGTGGGGCCTCAAGACCTGCCAGAAGGTCCAAGAGGACTATAACGATGAGAGCTGGACTCCACTGAAGAGAAATTTCAAGAACccagagaagaaataa